A genomic segment from Modestobacter roseus encodes:
- a CDS encoding cupin domain-containing protein gives MEHFTIATVAEQSADFRRVLWTGEHSQLVIMTIPPGGEIGEEVHEDIDQILTFVSGTGQAIVSGQKKNVAQGDLVVVPAGKKHNFVNTGVNPLVLYTVYGPPEHADKAVHKTKEEADALEEAGKDEPPTSD, from the coding sequence ATGGAGCACTTCACCATCGCCACCGTCGCCGAGCAGAGTGCCGACTTCCGCCGCGTGCTGTGGACCGGCGAGCACTCCCAGCTGGTGATCATGACCATCCCGCCGGGTGGGGAGATCGGCGAGGAGGTGCACGAGGACATCGACCAGATCCTCACCTTCGTCAGCGGCACCGGGCAGGCGATCGTCTCCGGCCAGAAGAAGAACGTCGCTCAGGGCGACCTGGTCGTCGTCCCGGCCGGGAAGAAGCACAACTTCGTCAACACCGGGGTCAACCCGCTGGTGCTCTACACCGTCTACGGGCCGCCGGAGCACGCCGACAAGGCGGTGCACAAGACGAAGGAGGAGGCCGACGCGCTCGAGGAGGCCGGCAAGGACGAGCCGCCGACCAGCGACTGA
- a CDS encoding spermidine synthase: MSDEEPVELGRAAAAHGEVVLRRRGAVTELIVDGVFAMDDVDTSTERALATETLARCAGTGLRVLVGGLGLGWTAATTLADPRVAQVDVAELQPALVGWARDGLLPALPADPRLRLHTADVAAHLADHPGAYDAVLLDVDNGPGFLVHQRNAGLYGTPGLTGALAALRPGGVLAVWASDPVPELADRLRGLPDATDVEHLVLPVQRDGRAFDYAIALARRTGDAQPSTGGS; this comes from the coding sequence GTGAGCGACGAGGAGCCTGTGGAGCTGGGGCGGGCGGCCGCCGCGCACGGCGAGGTGGTGCTGCGCCGGCGGGGTGCGGTGACCGAGCTGATCGTCGACGGCGTCTTCGCCATGGACGACGTCGACACCTCCACCGAGCGCGCGCTGGCCACCGAGACGCTGGCCCGCTGCGCCGGCACCGGCCTGCGGGTGCTGGTCGGCGGGCTGGGGCTGGGCTGGACCGCGGCGACGACGCTGGCCGACCCCCGGGTGGCCCAGGTCGACGTCGCCGAGCTGCAGCCGGCGCTGGTCGGCTGGGCCCGCGACGGCCTGCTGCCCGCCCTGCCCGCCGACCCCCGGCTGCGGCTGCACACCGCCGACGTCGCCGCGCACCTCGCCGACCATCCGGGCGCCTACGACGCGGTGCTGCTCGACGTCGACAACGGACCGGGCTTCCTGGTGCACCAGCGCAACGCCGGCCTGTACGGGACGCCCGGGCTCACCGGCGCGCTGGCCGCGCTGCGGCCCGGCGGCGTGCTCGCCGTCTGGGCGAGCGACCCGGTGCCGGAGCTGGCCGACCGGCTGCGCGGGCTGCCCGACGCGACCGACGTCGAGCACCTGGTGCTGCCGGTGCAGCGGGACGGGCGGGCGTTCGACTACGCCATCGCCCTCGCCCGGCGCACCGGGGACGCTCAGCCCTCGACCGGGGGCTCGTAG
- a CDS encoding 5-oxoprolinase subunit B family protein, whose product MRLLPSGSTALLAEVDTLDDVLGLYAALVAGPPIGVVDLVPAARTVLLVIDPAVTTLAAVADAVRTTTPRPDGQVTGDAVELPVHYAGADLAEAAELLGLTPAGLVQRHTGAEWTVAFCGFAPGFGYLTQPGAQWDVPRRSTPRTRVPPGSVALAGEFSGVYPRESPGGWQLIGRTDVAVFDLDREPAALLRPGARVRFVAVSG is encoded by the coding sequence ATGCGCCTGCTCCCCAGCGGCAGCACCGCCCTGCTCGCGGAGGTCGACACCCTCGACGACGTCCTGGGCCTGTACGCCGCGCTCGTCGCCGGGCCACCGATCGGGGTGGTCGACCTCGTCCCGGCCGCCCGCACGGTGCTGCTGGTCATCGACCCGGCGGTCACCACGCTCGCCGCAGTGGCCGACGCGGTGCGGACCACCACCCCGCGGCCGGACGGGCAGGTGACCGGTGACGCCGTCGAGCTGCCGGTGCACTACGCCGGGGCCGACCTGGCCGAGGCCGCCGAGCTGCTCGGCCTCACCCCGGCCGGGCTGGTCCAGCGGCACACCGGCGCCGAGTGGACGGTCGCCTTCTGCGGGTTCGCCCCCGGCTTCGGTTACCTGACCCAGCCCGGGGCGCAGTGGGACGTGCCGCGCCGGTCGACCCCGCGCACCCGGGTGCCACCCGGGTCGGTCGCGCTGGCCGGGGAGTTCAGCGGGGTGTACCCGCGCGAGTCACCGGGCGGCTGGCAGCTCATCGGCCGCACCGACGTCGCGGTGTTCGACCTGGACCGTGAGCCCGCCGCCCTGCTCCGGCCGGGCGCCCGGGTGCGGTTCGTGGCGGTGTCCGGATGA
- a CDS encoding pyruvate dehydrogenase: MAHPTVAVQLVQMLRAAGVERIYGVVGDSLNPVVDAVRHTDGIEWVHVANEEGGAFAAAAEAQVTGKLAVCAGSCGPGNTHLLQGLYDAHRSGAPVLAIASHIQSQEIGMAFFQETHPERTFQECSSWCEVVTPKQMPHALRVAIQTAVGEQGVSVVVLPGDLAGEESGGPTVESAMVARPSAVRPPAEQVQALADAINAAETVTLFCGAGCRDAHDEVVQLAGHVLAPVGHALGGKEFIQYDNPYDVGMSGLLGYGAAHEATHEADLLVLLGTDFPYPDFLPQARTAQVDADATHLGRRSPLEVAVHGDVGETIRALLPLLERKTDRRFLDRMLRDHADSLEKVVDAYTHRVEEMRPIHPEYVAAQLDELAADDAVFTVDTGMCNVWAARYLTPNGRRRVIGSFRHGSMANALPHAIGAQFAAPGRQVVSMSGDGGLAMLLGELITARLHRLPIKIVLFNNASLGMVKLEMMVEGIPDFETDHEPTDFAAIAAAVGIRSMRVEDPGEVRDTLTAGLADPGPVLMEFVTDPNALSIPPAITGEQVRGFATTASKMILGGGVGKMIDLARSNLRNVPRP, translated from the coding sequence GTGGCACATCCGACCGTCGCCGTCCAGCTCGTGCAGATGCTCCGCGCCGCGGGGGTGGAACGGATCTACGGCGTGGTCGGGGACTCGCTGAACCCGGTCGTCGACGCCGTCCGGCACACCGACGGCATCGAGTGGGTGCACGTGGCCAACGAGGAGGGCGGGGCGTTCGCCGCGGCCGCCGAGGCGCAGGTGACCGGGAAGCTGGCGGTCTGCGCGGGCTCCTGCGGGCCGGGCAACACCCACCTGCTGCAGGGGCTGTACGACGCGCACCGCAGCGGGGCACCGGTGCTCGCGATCGCCTCGCACATCCAGTCGCAGGAGATCGGGATGGCCTTCTTCCAGGAGACCCACCCCGAGCGGACGTTCCAGGAGTGCTCGTCCTGGTGCGAGGTGGTCACGCCCAAGCAGATGCCGCACGCGCTGCGGGTGGCGATCCAGACCGCCGTCGGCGAGCAGGGGGTGTCGGTCGTCGTGCTGCCGGGCGACCTGGCCGGCGAGGAGTCCGGCGGGCCGACGGTGGAGTCGGCGATGGTGGCCCGGCCCTCCGCCGTGCGGCCGCCCGCCGAGCAGGTGCAGGCGCTGGCCGACGCGATCAACGCGGCCGAGACGGTGACGCTGTTCTGCGGCGCCGGCTGCCGGGACGCGCACGACGAGGTGGTGCAGCTGGCCGGGCACGTGCTGGCCCCGGTCGGGCACGCGCTCGGCGGCAAGGAGTTCATCCAGTACGACAACCCCTACGACGTCGGCATGAGCGGCCTGCTGGGGTACGGGGCGGCACACGAGGCCACGCACGAGGCCGACCTGCTGGTGCTGCTGGGCACCGACTTCCCGTACCCGGACTTCCTGCCGCAGGCGCGGACTGCGCAGGTCGACGCGGACGCCACGCACCTGGGCCGGCGCAGCCCGCTCGAGGTGGCGGTGCACGGCGACGTCGGGGAGACCATCCGGGCGCTGCTGCCGCTGCTGGAGCGCAAGACCGACCGGCGCTTCCTGGACCGGATGCTGCGCGACCACGCCGACTCCCTGGAGAAGGTGGTCGACGCGTACACGCACCGGGTGGAGGAGATGCGCCCGATCCACCCGGAGTACGTGGCCGCGCAGCTGGACGAGCTCGCCGCCGACGACGCGGTGTTCACCGTGGACACCGGGATGTGCAACGTGTGGGCGGCGCGGTACCTGACTCCGAACGGCCGGCGACGGGTGATCGGGTCGTTCCGGCACGGGTCGATGGCCAACGCGCTGCCGCACGCGATCGGTGCGCAGTTCGCCGCGCCCGGGCGGCAGGTGGTGTCGATGAGCGGGGACGGCGGTCTGGCGATGCTGCTCGGGGAGCTGATCACCGCCCGGCTGCACCGGCTGCCGATCAAGATCGTGCTGTTCAACAACGCGTCGCTCGGCATGGTGAAGCTGGAGATGATGGTCGAGGGCATCCCGGACTTCGAGACCGACCACGAGCCGACGGACTTCGCCGCGATCGCGGCCGCGGTCGGCATCCGGTCGATGCGGGTGGAGGACCCCGGGGAGGTGCGGGACACCCTCACCGCGGGCCTGGCCGATCCGGGGCCGGTGCTCATGGAGTTCGTGACCGACCCGAACGCGCTGTCGATCCCGCCGGCGATCACCGGCGAGCAGGTCCGTGGGTTCGCGACGACCGCGTCGAAGATGATCCTGGGCGGCGGGGTCGGGAAGATGATCGACCTGGCCCGCAGCAACCTGCGGAACGTCCCGCGCCCGTGA
- a CDS encoding biotin-dependent carboxyltransferase family protein: MSLTVLATGPLTTVQDLGRPGQAALGIGRSGVCDRASAALANRLVGNPADAAVLEVTLGGLAVRAGADLLVVTTGARCPGAPHAAPTLLRRGQELRLGPPASGLRTYLAVRGGITVEPVLGSRATDVLAGLGPAVLAPGDVLPVGTPADPAPGVDLAPVPDPPDGELTVTALPGPRADWFGDAGWAALTGQAWTVTSESNRVGLRLDGAPLDRLRSGELPSEGMVRGALQVPPSGLPVLFLADHPVTGGYPVIGYVTDADVDRCAQLRPGQQLRLRPAAHSSP, translated from the coding sequence ATGAGCCTGACCGTGCTGGCCACCGGGCCGCTGACCACCGTGCAGGACCTCGGCCGGCCGGGCCAGGCCGCGCTGGGCATCGGCCGATCCGGCGTCTGCGACCGGGCCTCGGCCGCGCTGGCCAACCGGCTGGTCGGCAACCCCGCCGACGCCGCGGTGCTCGAGGTGACCCTCGGCGGTCTCGCCGTGCGCGCCGGAGCCGACCTGCTGGTGGTCACCACCGGCGCCCGCTGCCCGGGCGCCCCGCACGCCGCGCCCACCCTGCTGCGCCGCGGTCAGGAGCTGCGGCTGGGCCCGCCGGCCAGCGGGCTGCGCACGTACCTGGCCGTCCGTGGCGGCATCACCGTCGAGCCGGTGCTCGGTTCGCGGGCGACCGATGTGCTGGCCGGCCTCGGCCCGGCGGTGCTCGCGCCCGGTGACGTGCTCCCGGTCGGCACCCCGGCCGACCCCGCACCCGGGGTCGACCTGGCGCCGGTGCCGGACCCGCCGGACGGCGAGCTGACCGTCACCGCGCTGCCCGGCCCGCGGGCCGACTGGTTCGGCGACGCCGGCTGGGCGGCGCTGACCGGGCAGGCGTGGACGGTCACCAGCGAGAGCAACCGGGTGGGCCTGCGGCTGGACGGCGCCCCCCTGGACCGGCTGCGCAGCGGCGAGCTGCCCAGCGAGGGCATGGTCCGCGGCGCGCTGCAGGTGCCGCCGTCCGGGCTGCCGGTGCTCTTCCTGGCCGACCACCCGGTGACCGGCGGCTACCCGGTGATCGGCTACGTGACCGACGCCGACGTCGACCGCTGCGCCCAGCTGCGCCCCGGCCAGCAGCTGCGGCTCCGGCCTGCCGCACACTCCTCGCCGTGA
- a CDS encoding putative protein N(5)-glutamine methyltransferase — MSDPDPAPPATLVARLRAAGCVFAEDEAALLVEAADGPRHLERLVSRRVAGEPLEQVLGWAGFCGLQVAVAPGVFVPRRRTEFLAAEAVARAGRGSVVVDLCCGTGAVGMAVAVAVGGVRLHAADLDPAAVACARRNLAPLGAWVGEGDLFDALPWSLHGQVDVLVVNAPYVPTDAVELMPREAREHEARLALDGGTDGVAVHRRVAAGAAGWLSVGGALLIETGAEQAPATATAVAAGGLQTVVRRDDDLDATVVVGTRP; from the coding sequence ATGTCCGATCCCGACCCGGCCCCGCCCGCGACGCTGGTCGCCCGGTTGCGCGCGGCCGGGTGCGTCTTCGCCGAGGACGAGGCGGCGCTGCTGGTCGAGGCCGCGGACGGGCCGCGCCACCTGGAGCGGCTGGTGAGCCGGCGGGTGGCCGGGGAGCCGCTGGAGCAGGTGCTGGGCTGGGCCGGCTTCTGCGGTCTGCAGGTGGCCGTGGCGCCGGGGGTGTTCGTGCCGCGGCGGCGCACCGAGTTCCTCGCGGCGGAGGCCGTGGCCCGGGCCGGGCGGGGGAGCGTCGTCGTCGACCTGTGCTGCGGGACCGGGGCGGTGGGGATGGCCGTCGCGGTCGCCGTCGGTGGGGTGCGGTTGCACGCCGCCGACCTCGACCCGGCGGCCGTCGCCTGCGCCCGCCGCAACCTGGCACCGCTGGGCGCCTGGGTGGGGGAGGGCGACCTGTTCGACGCCCTGCCGTGGTCGTTGCACGGGCAGGTCGACGTGCTGGTGGTCAACGCCCCCTACGTGCCCACCGACGCGGTCGAGCTGATGCCGCGGGAGGCGCGGGAGCACGAGGCGCGGCTGGCCCTGGACGGCGGCACGGACGGGGTGGCCGTGCACCGGCGGGTCGCGGCCGGCGCGGCCGGCTGGCTGTCGGTCGGCGGGGCGCTGCTGATCGAGACCGGTGCGGAACAGGCGCCGGCCACCGCGACGGCCGTCGCGGCCGGCGGCCTGCAGACCGTCGTGCGGCGCGACGACGACCTCGACGCGACCGTCGTCGTCGGCACCCGCCCCTGA
- a CDS encoding DUF222 domain-containing protein: MAQVSGSSVVEGVLIDWVVHRPVEPSRLPPEWLSDEQLAAELQRVQRRRGQDAAHEAELILALAGQRPAAADPAPDHPGARRAGWTAQPGDGEVSEFCTAELAAVLNVGRGTAAIRLTRALTWVRKLPATFAALRDGELDERRAQQLADAVKDVPADVAARVEERLLGEARDLSVTRVGTRAAELVLQLDAAAAEEARVEAAKTADVHVYPSPADGRAVLAVDLPAEEAAAAKDLFDQLARMLKADGDERPIGLLRTLVAAALILRPADSGLPLVAANLTITAALEALEGGCAPGEVNGLVITAAHLRDLLARLGALGVTAPDGGSLAYAVTGPDGELLATFTPAELERLATRGCPEHAVGDCSCALAGPPPTTDRYRPTERQRAFVTARDRRCRFPGCGQRVGAHDLDHVVPRPPCRDPPRACERWGARGSFVHAPGWRFVMTGDGTLQVTTPSGVTRTTRPPGLRPREPEPPPPEPTGGPPSDDPADDPPPF; the protein is encoded by the coding sequence ATGGCGCAGGTGTCGGGGTCGAGCGTGGTCGAGGGGGTGCTCATCGACTGGGTGGTCCATCGCCCGGTCGAGCCTTCCCGGCTGCCGCCTGAGTGGCTCTCCGATGAGCAGCTGGCCGCGGAGCTGCAGCGGGTGCAGCGCCGCCGGGGGCAGGACGCCGCACACGAGGCGGAGCTGATCCTGGCGCTGGCCGGGCAGCGGCCCGCCGCGGCGGATCCGGCGCCGGATCACCCGGGTGCCCGGCGGGCGGGGTGGACCGCGCAGCCGGGTGACGGTGAGGTGAGTGAGTTCTGCACCGCGGAGCTGGCGGCCGTGCTCAACGTCGGGCGGGGGACGGCGGCGATCCGGTTGACCCGGGCGTTGACGTGGGTGCGGAAGCTGCCCGCGACGTTCGCGGCGCTGCGGGATGGGGAGCTGGATGAGCGGCGGGCGCAGCAGCTGGCTGATGCGGTGAAGGACGTCCCCGCCGACGTGGCCGCCCGGGTGGAGGAACGGCTGCTGGGTGAGGCGCGGGATCTGTCGGTGACCCGGGTCGGTACCCGGGCCGCGGAGCTGGTGCTGCAGCTGGACGCCGCTGCGGCGGAGGAGGCGCGGGTGGAGGCGGCGAAGACCGCCGACGTGCACGTCTACCCCTCACCTGCTGATGGGCGGGCGGTGCTGGCGGTGGACCTGCCGGCCGAGGAGGCCGCCGCGGCGAAGGACCTGTTCGACCAGTTGGCGCGGATGTTGAAGGCCGATGGGGACGAGCGGCCGATCGGGCTGCTGCGCACGCTGGTGGCCGCGGCGCTGATCCTGCGCCCCGCTGACTCCGGGCTGCCGCTGGTGGCGGCGAACCTGACGATCACCGCCGCGCTGGAGGCGTTGGAGGGCGGGTGTGCGCCGGGTGAGGTGAACGGGCTGGTGATCACCGCCGCGCACCTGCGTGACCTGCTGGCCCGGCTCGGGGCTCTCGGCGTCACCGCCCCCGACGGCGGGTCACTGGCCTATGCGGTCACCGGCCCGGACGGGGAACTGCTGGCCACCTTCACCCCCGCGGAGTTGGAGCGGCTGGCGACGCGCGGCTGCCCCGAGCACGCGGTGGGCGACTGCTCCTGCGCGCTGGCCGGCCCGCCGCCGACGACCGACCGGTACCGGCCCACCGAGCGGCAGCGGGCGTTCGTCACCGCCCGCGACCGGCGCTGCCGCTTCCCGGGCTGCGGCCAGCGCGTCGGCGCCCACGACCTGGACCACGTCGTCCCCCGGCCCCCGTGCAGGGACCCGCCGCGAGCTTGCGAGCGGTGGGGGGCACGGGGGTCCTTCGTCCACGCCCCCGGCTGGCGGTTCGTCATGACCGGCGACGGCACCCTGCAGGTCACCACCCCGTCCGGCGTCACCCGCACCACCCGACCACCCGGCCTCCGACCACGAGAACCCGAGCCACCGCCGCCCGAGCCGACCGGCGGACCACCCTCGGACGACCCCGCTGACGACCCACCTCCGTTCTGA
- a CDS encoding SDR family oxidoreductase gives MDTSAGSSPRPVTVVTGGGRGIGAAVVARLVRDGHDVAVGYRADAGSAEAVVAGARAAGARAIAVRAEVSDPAAVDALFAAAAAGLGPVTGLVANAGLTAHLGDLADTPVDVVRQVLDVNLLGVLLCARRAAQVMSRRRGGPGGAIVAISSSAATLGSPHEYVHYAAAKAGVDALVVGLAKELADDGVRVNAVAPGLVETGIHAGAGDPDRPARVVGRVPLGRAGRSDEIAPAVAWLLSPEASYCTGAVLRVAGGL, from the coding sequence GTGGACACCTCTGCTGGGTCGTCGCCCCGCCCGGTCACCGTCGTCACCGGCGGAGGGCGCGGCATCGGCGCCGCCGTCGTCGCGCGGCTGGTGCGCGACGGTCACGACGTCGCCGTCGGCTACCGGGCCGACGCGGGGAGCGCCGAGGCGGTGGTCGCCGGTGCGCGGGCGGCCGGGGCGCGGGCGATCGCCGTCCGGGCCGAGGTGAGCGACCCGGCCGCGGTCGACGCGCTCTTCGCCGCGGCGGCCGCCGGGCTCGGGCCGGTGACCGGTCTGGTCGCCAACGCGGGGCTGACGGCGCACCTCGGCGACCTGGCCGACACCCCGGTGGACGTCGTCCGGCAGGTCCTCGACGTGAACCTGCTCGGCGTCCTGCTGTGCGCGCGCCGCGCGGCCCAGGTGATGTCGCGGAGGCGCGGGGGACCCGGCGGTGCGATCGTCGCGATCTCCTCCAGCGCGGCCACCCTCGGCTCACCCCACGAGTACGTGCACTACGCCGCCGCGAAGGCCGGGGTGGACGCGCTGGTCGTCGGCCTGGCGAAGGAACTCGCGGACGACGGCGTCCGGGTGAACGCGGTCGCGCCCGGGCTGGTGGAGACCGGCATCCACGCCGGTGCCGGTGACCCCGACCGGCCGGCCCGCGTGGTCGGCCGGGTGCCGCTCGGGCGGGCCGGGCGGTCCGACGAGATCGCCCCGGCGGTCGCCTGGCTGCTGTCCCCGGAAGCGTCCTACTGCACCGGCGCCGTGCTGCGGGTGGCCGGCGGGTTGTGA
- a CDS encoding Dyp-type peroxidase, translated as MTSQPGIFGLGTPEHCYLELDLEPGRTAEELVRGVAGLTGPLSTTGGVNVVVGFRPELWAAVAPGDAPADAAGFDEPVVGAGGYRMPATQHDAWVWVAGGDRTAVFDNARAVLAALAGVARVAAELTGWLYRHDRDLTGFIDGTENPGLLRAPEVAAVPAGEPGAGASVVLFQAWRHDTATWESLGEYGQERMMGRTKVDSVELPDDEQLPSAHVVRTTVEVDGEERQVFRRNVAYGGVTDHGTAFVGFARDRWRLHEMLRRMAGATDGVRDGLTGFLTPLTGAYYTCPAVEALARFAPPEED; from the coding sequence GTGACGTCGCAACCGGGCATCTTCGGCCTCGGCACCCCGGAGCACTGCTACCTGGAGCTGGACCTGGAGCCCGGTCGCACCGCGGAGGAGCTGGTCCGCGGGGTGGCCGGGCTGACCGGTCCGCTGTCCACGACCGGCGGCGTGAACGTGGTCGTCGGCTTCCGCCCGGAGCTGTGGGCCGCCGTGGCGCCGGGCGACGCGCCGGCCGACGCCGCGGGGTTCGACGAGCCGGTCGTCGGCGCCGGGGGCTACCGGATGCCGGCGACCCAGCACGACGCCTGGGTGTGGGTGGCCGGCGGCGACCGGACGGCGGTGTTCGACAACGCCCGCGCGGTGCTGGCGGCCCTCGCCGGCGTGGCCCGGGTGGCCGCGGAGCTCACCGGCTGGCTGTACCGGCACGACCGGGACCTGACCGGCTTCATCGACGGCACCGAGAACCCCGGGCTGCTGCGCGCGCCCGAGGTGGCGGCGGTGCCGGCGGGTGAGCCGGGCGCCGGGGCGAGCGTCGTGCTGTTCCAGGCCTGGCGGCACGACACCGCGACCTGGGAGTCGCTGGGCGAGTACGGCCAGGAACGGATGATGGGCCGGACCAAGGTCGACAGCGTCGAGCTGCCCGACGACGAGCAGCTCCCCAGCGCGCACGTCGTGCGCACCACCGTGGAGGTCGACGGCGAGGAACGGCAGGTGTTCCGACGCAACGTCGCCTACGGCGGGGTCACCGACCACGGGACGGCGTTCGTCGGCTTCGCCCGGGACCGGTGGCGACTGCACGAGATGCTCCGCCGGATGGCCGGGGCGACCGACGGCGTCCGGGACGGGCTGACCGGTTTCCTCACCCCGCTCACCGGCGCGTACTACACCTGCCCGGCAGTGGAGGCGCTGGCGCGCTTCGCACCGCCCGAGGAGGACTGA
- a CDS encoding LamB/YcsF family protein, giving the protein MDLNSDLGEGFGQWTLGDDDALLGVVTSANVACGFHAGDPAIMRRVTVRAVAEGVAIGAQVGYRDLPGFGRRFIDVEPEALTADVVYQLGALEGFARIAGDRVRYVKPHGALYNAIVNHEEQAAAVVTAVVAYDRTLPVLGLPGSAWLRLAADAGLTVVPEAFADRAYTPEGTLVSRRLPGAVLHDPAEIAARCVAMAAGEPIRDVEGGALTLTPGSICVHGDTPGAVEIARRVRTALTTAGVELAPFAG; this is encoded by the coding sequence GTGGACCTGAACTCCGACCTCGGTGAGGGCTTCGGCCAGTGGACCCTGGGCGACGACGACGCCCTGCTCGGCGTGGTCACCAGCGCGAACGTGGCCTGCGGCTTCCACGCGGGCGACCCCGCGATCATGCGGCGGGTCACCGTCCGGGCCGTCGCGGAGGGCGTGGCGATCGGCGCCCAGGTCGGCTACCGCGACCTGCCCGGTTTCGGCCGCCGGTTCATCGACGTGGAGCCCGAGGCGCTGACCGCGGACGTCGTCTACCAGCTCGGCGCGCTGGAGGGCTTCGCCCGGATCGCCGGCGACCGGGTGCGCTACGTGAAGCCGCACGGGGCGCTCTACAACGCGATCGTCAACCACGAGGAGCAGGCGGCCGCCGTGGTCACCGCCGTCGTCGCCTACGACCGGACCCTCCCGGTGCTCGGTCTGCCCGGCTCGGCCTGGCTGCGGCTGGCGGCCGACGCCGGGCTGACCGTGGTGCCCGAGGCCTTCGCCGACCGCGCGTACACGCCGGAGGGCACGCTGGTCTCCCGGCGGCTGCCCGGCGCGGTGCTGCACGACCCGGCCGAGATCGCCGCCCGGTGCGTGGCGATGGCCGCCGGCGAGCCGATCCGGGACGTCGAAGGCGGCGCGCTGACCCTCACGCCCGGCTCGATCTGCGTGCACGGTGACACCCCCGGCGCCGTCGAGATCGCCCGGCGGGTGCGCACCGCGCTGACCACGGCGGGGGTCGAGCTGGCCCCCTTCGCCGGCTGA
- a CDS encoding HpcH/HpaI aldolase/citrate lyase family protein yields the protein MHRGRNVDPGIARSWLLVNGARTELFDEAHDSRADQVVLDIEDAVDPARKPGARADVAEYLSTGEKRAWVRINDRSTAFWSDDVDALKGMPGLAGVMLAKTEAAEHVTETYDRLGGATPVLALVESALGIEEAVHIARARGAFRLAFGSGDYRRDTGTSADDLAMAYPRSRLVVASRVGGLPGPIDGPTVGTSHPILREQSALTVSLGLTGKLCLQLDQLPVINEVISPAPSDVAWARDFLADFDARGQVIRDGSDLPRLGRARKIEKLATAFGVQPS from the coding sequence GTGCACAGAGGCAGGAACGTAGACCCTGGAATCGCCCGCTCGTGGCTGCTGGTCAACGGCGCCCGTACCGAGCTGTTCGACGAGGCGCACGACTCCCGTGCCGACCAGGTCGTGCTCGACATCGAGGACGCGGTCGACCCGGCCCGCAAGCCCGGTGCCCGAGCCGACGTGGCCGAGTACCTCTCCACCGGGGAGAAGCGCGCCTGGGTGCGGATCAACGACCGCTCGACGGCCTTCTGGTCCGACGACGTCGACGCGCTCAAGGGCATGCCCGGCCTCGCCGGCGTCATGCTCGCCAAGACCGAGGCCGCCGAGCACGTCACCGAGACCTACGACCGGCTCGGCGGCGCCACCCCGGTGCTCGCGCTGGTCGAGTCGGCGCTGGGCATCGAGGAGGCGGTGCACATCGCCCGTGCCCGCGGCGCGTTCCGCCTCGCCTTCGGCAGCGGTGACTACCGCCGCGACACCGGCACCAGCGCCGACGACCTGGCGATGGCCTACCCCCGCTCCCGCCTGGTCGTCGCCAGCCGGGTCGGTGGCCTGCCCGGACCCATCGACGGCCCGACCGTCGGCACCAGCCACCCGATCCTGCGCGAGCAGTCGGCGCTGACCGTCTCGCTGGGGCTCACCGGCAAGCTCTGCCTGCAGCTGGACCAGCTGCCGGTGATCAACGAGGTCATCAGCCCGGCTCCCTCCGACGTCGCCTGGGCCCGGGACTTCCTCGCCGACTTCGACGCCCGCGGCCAGGTCATCCGTGACGGCAGCGACCTGCCCCGGCTCGGCCGGGCGCGCAAGATCGAGAAGCTGGCCACCGCGTTCGGCGTCCAGCCCAGCTGA
- a CDS encoding DUF5709 domain-containing protein, with the protein MRDPLLEALVHPAVREHAAAVSAAQPPEAAMRTHHDGTDPATVAAVSDTLEPDADDDTAGWSPPDRPWVSTGWGTTEREEAGESLSGRLARELRDGGADDEGADDEGDGLGDDAGTDGELRDDEVGDDRAGRLADDDDGVVDTEDELYAEDEGVDGGGASAEEAAVHVVRDAR; encoded by the coding sequence ATGCGAGACCCGCTCCTGGAGGCCCTGGTGCACCCGGCCGTGCGGGAGCATGCTGCCGCCGTCAGCGCCGCCCAGCCCCCGGAGGCAGCCATGCGCACCCACCACGACGGCACCGACCCGGCGACCGTGGCCGCCGTCTCGGACACCCTCGAGCCGGACGCCGACGACGACACCGCCGGCTGGTCACCGCCGGACCGGCCGTGGGTGTCGACCGGCTGGGGCACCACCGAGCGCGAGGAGGCCGGCGAGAGCCTCTCCGGCCGGCTGGCCCGCGAGCTCCGGGACGGCGGGGCCGACGACGAGGGGGCCGACGACGAGGGGGACGGGCTGGGCGACGACGCCGGCACCGACGGGGAGCTGCGCGACGACGAGGTCGGCGACGACCGCGCAGGCCGGCTGGCCGACGACGACGACGGCGTGGTCGACACGGAGGACGAGCTGTACGCGGAGGACGAGGGCGTCGACGGGGGAGGGGCGTCGGCGGAGGAGGCCGCGGTGCACGTCGTCCGGGACGCGCGCTGA